A window from Vibrio cortegadensis encodes these proteins:
- the fmt gene encoding methionyl-tRNA formyltransferase: MSQSLRIVFAGTPDFAARHLAALLSSEHEVLAVYTQPDRPAGRGKKLTASPVKNIALEHNIPVYQPENFKADEAKQQLAELNADLMVVVAYGLLLPQVVLDTPRLGCINVHGSILPRWRGAAPIQRSIWAGDKETGVTIMQMDIGLDTGDMLSIATLPIETTDTSASMYDKLADLGPDALVHCLADIASGNAKPVKQDDELANYAKKLSKEEAKIDWTMDAQAIERCVRAFNPWPMSHFSVAENSIKVWQSRVEPQTTDKPAGTILKADKTGIYVATGSGVLVLEQLQVPGKKAMSVQDILNSRAAWFEVGSQLN; the protein is encoded by the coding sequence TTGAGCCAGTCATTACGTATTGTGTTTGCAGGTACTCCGGACTTCGCCGCCCGTCATTTGGCGGCGTTGTTGTCTTCGGAGCATGAAGTTCTTGCGGTATATACCCAACCTGACCGCCCAGCAGGTCGTGGCAAAAAGCTGACCGCAAGCCCAGTAAAAAATATCGCCCTTGAACATAATATTCCGGTATACCAACCAGAAAACTTCAAAGCCGATGAAGCAAAACAGCAGCTTGCGGAGCTCAACGCCGATCTCATGGTTGTCGTGGCTTACGGTCTACTATTGCCACAAGTTGTGCTTGATACCCCGCGTCTAGGTTGTATCAACGTGCATGGCTCAATTTTACCTCGCTGGCGTGGTGCCGCACCGATTCAACGCTCAATCTGGGCGGGTGATAAAGAAACCGGTGTGACCATCATGCAAATGGATATTGGTTTAGATACTGGTGACATGCTCAGCATTGCCACTCTACCGATTGAAACGACAGACACCAGTGCCTCTATGTATGACAAGCTCGCGGATTTAGGTCCAGATGCACTTGTTCATTGCTTAGCGGACATCGCTTCCGGTAATGCTAAACCTGTCAAACAAGATGATGAGCTTGCCAACTACGCGAAAAAACTTAGCAAAGAAGAAGCTAAGATTGATTGGACGATGGATGCTCAAGCCATTGAACGTTGCGTTCGAGCCTTTAATCCTTGGCCGATGAGTCACTTCTCTGTTGCAGAAAATAGCATCAAAGTATGGCAAAGCCGTGTGGAACCTCAAACAACTGATAAACCGGCGGGAACCATACTTAAAGCCGATAAAACGGGTATTTATGTGGCAACTGGCAGTGGTGTGCTTGTTTTAGAGCAGCTACAAGTACCGGGGAAAAAAGCCATGTCGGTACAAGACATCTTAAACTCGCGTGCTGCTTGGTTTGAAGTGGGAAGCCAACTCAACTAA
- the rsmB gene encoding 16S rRNA (cytosine(967)-C(5))-methyltransferase RsmB produces MNVRAAAANVLFQVVDKGHSLSHALPAAQKTIKPRDHALLQEICYGALRYLPRLETIANELMDNSLKGKKRVFHHLILVGIYQLSFMRIPAHAAVGETVEGTVTLRGPSLRGLINAVLRSYLREQDRLDELAVSHNAGKYCHPSWILKMLQESYPEQWESIVEANNSKAPMWLRVNRQHHTRDEYLALLNSENIECTPHPQAEDALKLTSPCDVTLLPGFTKGWVSVQDAAAQLSVDYLAPQDGELILDCCAAPGGKTAHILERTKNTEVVAIDCDDRRLDRVYDNLQRLQLRADVICGDARYPEEWWQGDQFDRILLDAPCSATGVIRRHPDIKWLRRASDIEALALLQSEIMDAMWRELKPGGTMVYATCSITPQENSQQVKDFLARTDNAQLVGSEVENPGRQILPGEDDMDGFYYAVLVKSLA; encoded by the coding sequence ATGAATGTTCGCGCTGCAGCTGCAAATGTCCTGTTTCAAGTGGTCGATAAAGGCCATTCACTTTCACATGCTTTACCAGCAGCTCAGAAAACGATTAAACCTCGTGACCACGCTCTTCTTCAAGAGATCTGTTACGGAGCATTACGTTATTTACCACGTTTAGAAACCATTGCGAACGAGCTGATGGATAATTCGCTTAAAGGTAAAAAGCGAGTATTCCACCACTTAATTTTAGTGGGTATCTACCAATTAAGTTTTATGCGCATTCCTGCTCACGCTGCCGTTGGTGAAACCGTAGAAGGAACAGTAACCCTACGAGGTCCGAGCTTACGTGGCTTAATTAATGCCGTACTTCGTAGCTATTTACGCGAACAAGACCGCTTGGACGAACTGGCCGTTAGTCATAACGCAGGCAAATATTGCCACCCAAGCTGGATTTTAAAAATGCTTCAAGAGAGTTACCCAGAACAATGGGAATCCATCGTTGAAGCGAATAACAGTAAAGCACCAATGTGGCTACGAGTGAATCGTCAGCACCACACTCGTGATGAATACTTAGCACTGTTAAATAGCGAAAACATTGAATGCACACCGCACCCTCAAGCGGAAGATGCATTAAAATTAACGTCTCCTTGTGATGTCACTTTACTACCAGGTTTCACTAAAGGTTGGGTATCGGTTCAAGATGCTGCGGCTCAATTATCTGTCGATTACTTAGCACCACAAGACGGTGAGTTAATTTTAGATTGCTGCGCTGCACCTGGCGGCAAAACTGCGCATATTTTAGAGCGCACAAAGAACACTGAAGTGGTTGCCATTGACTGCGATGACCGCCGTTTGGATCGCGTGTATGACAACCTACAGCGTTTACAACTGCGTGCTGATGTTATCTGCGGAGATGCTCGCTACCCTGAAGAGTGGTGGCAAGGTGATCAATTCGACCGTATTTTGTTAGATGCACCTTGTTCAGCGACTGGCGTGATCCGTCGCCACCCTGATATTAAGTGGCTACGCAGAGCGTCTGATATTGAGGCTCTCGCACTGCTTCAAAGTGAAATCATGGATGCGATGTGGCGTGAACTTAAACCGGGCGGCACTATGGTGTACGCGACGTGTTCAATCACTCCACAAGAGAACAGCCAACAAGTAAAAGACTTCTTAGCGAGAACCGACAACGCACAACTGGTGGGTTCTGAAGTTGAAAACCCAGGACGCCAAATTCTTCCTGGTGAAGACGATATGGATGGTTTCTACTACGCCGTATTGGTTAAATCGCTCGCTTAA
- a CDS encoding LysM peptidoglycan-binding domain-containing protein, whose product MPSFLRCITGALLSMSFSISNIASASESIPAPLTIRDNAPQTYIVVKGDTLWDISALYLDNPWLWPRLWQINPDIENPHLIYPGDRLTLTWRDGQPVLSLKPMVTLSPKVRLIEKKAVPTIAEELVLPYLQSDRLVEKDLIDNAHRVLGTSDGRKFLTANDRLFIDGQHSHTEWGIYRQVEEYKRESPEVSITSLRLVAAATLVDSDEEFSSLQVTSQRQEILINDVVLPEVGIETMTLSTTFHPQPAPQGAFANILGAIAGSQYAANNQVIILDQGTEDNLRQGSMFELIKPGAMVHSKEGKFSYEGEKSDAIQLPDITVGRLIVIRPYQYFSLGLITDSSTPIGREISAISPIKPVTIAISSEDAGS is encoded by the coding sequence ATGCCTTCATTTCTTCGCTGTATTACAGGCGCATTACTGTCAATGTCGTTCTCTATTTCTAATATTGCGAGTGCAAGTGAATCAATACCAGCACCTTTGACGATTCGAGATAATGCACCACAAACTTATATCGTTGTGAAAGGTGACACGCTGTGGGATATATCAGCTTTATATTTAGATAATCCATGGTTATGGCCTCGCTTGTGGCAGATAAACCCTGACATTGAAAATCCACATCTAATTTATCCAGGAGATAGGTTAACGTTAACGTGGAGAGATGGTCAGCCAGTGTTAAGTCTTAAACCTATGGTCACTCTGAGCCCTAAGGTTCGCTTGATTGAAAAGAAAGCGGTACCGACTATTGCGGAAGAGTTGGTGCTTCCTTACCTTCAATCGGATCGGTTGGTAGAAAAAGATCTCATTGATAATGCTCATAGGGTGCTAGGAACAAGTGATGGTCGTAAGTTTTTAACCGCTAATGATCGTTTATTTATTGATGGTCAGCACAGTCATACTGAGTGGGGGATTTACCGTCAGGTTGAAGAGTATAAGCGTGAAAGCCCAGAGGTAAGTATCACATCTTTACGTTTAGTGGCAGCGGCTACTTTGGTGGACAGTGATGAAGAGTTTAGTAGTTTACAGGTGACCTCTCAACGACAAGAAATATTGATTAATGATGTGGTGTTACCTGAAGTTGGCATTGAAACCATGACGTTATCCACCACCTTTCACCCTCAACCTGCTCCTCAAGGTGCATTCGCCAATATTTTAGGAGCGATAGCGGGAAGCCAGTATGCTGCAAACAACCAAGTGATCATTCTGGATCAAGGTACGGAAGATAATTTACGTCAAGGAAGTATGTTTGAGTTAATTAAACCCGGAGCGATGGTACATAGCAAAGAAGGTAAGTTTAGTTATGAGGGCGAAAAGAGTGATGCTATTCAATTGCCTGATATCACCGTTGGTCGCTTGATTGTTATTCGTCCTTATCAATATTTTAGTTTAGGGCTGATAACAGATAGCTCTACGCCTATTGGTCGAGAAATTTCTGCTATTTCACCAATCAAGCCAGTGACTATTGCGATCAGTAGTGAAGATGCAGGATCGTGA
- the def gene encoding peptide deformylase, giving the protein MSVLQVLTFPDDRLRTVAKPVEKVTPEIQKLVDDMIETMYDEEGIGLAATQVDFHQRIVVIDISETRDEPMVLINPEITEKRGEDGIEEGCLSVPGARGLVPRAAEVSVKALNRDGEEFTFDADDLLAICVQHELDHLKGKLFVDYLSPLKRKRIKEKLEKIKRFNEKQK; this is encoded by the coding sequence ATGTCTGTATTACAAGTATTAACATTCCCGGATGACCGCCTACGTACCGTGGCGAAACCGGTAGAGAAAGTTACCCCTGAGATCCAAAAGCTCGTCGATGACATGATTGAAACCATGTACGACGAAGAAGGTATCGGCTTAGCGGCGACGCAAGTTGATTTCCACCAACGTATTGTTGTGATTGATATTTCAGAAACTCGTGATGAACCAATGGTTCTGATCAACCCTGAAATCACCGAAAAACGCGGAGAAGATGGCATCGAAGAAGGTTGCCTTTCGGTTCCGGGCGCAAGAGGTTTAGTTCCTCGTGCGGCTGAAGTGAGCGTAAAAGCTCTCAATCGTGATGGCGAAGAGTTCACCTTCGACGCTGATGACTTACTGGCGATTTGTGTACAACACGAATTGGACCATTTAAAAGGCAAACTGTTTGTTGATTACCTTTCGCCTCTTAAACGCAAGCGCATCAAAGAAAAGTTAGAGAAAATTAAACGCTTTAACGAAAAACAAAAATAA
- a CDS encoding TrkH family potassium uptake protein: MVNLRPIIFVIGLVLSKLALFMYIPTLVAFFTGTGGFLEFGQSVLITHLMAFICLTIGRTAHFKLSVRDMFLITSLVWTIASAFAALPFVFINHISFTDAYFETMSGITTTGSTVLSGLDSMAPSILLWRSILQWLGGIGFIVMAVAVLPMLNVGGMKLFQTESSDWSDKSSPRAKTVAKNIVLVYLVLTVLCLLGYLATGMNLFDAINHSFTTLSTGGYSTSDGSMNHFSNGAHWVATLFMYLGGLPFLLFVTVLSKRKPQALYKDAQVRGFTYLFLGSSFIVAAWLIIRDGYAVLDALRVSMFNIVSVVTTTGFGLEDFTAWGALPSVLFAFLMMAGACSGSTSGGIKIFRFQIAMTLLNKQIMKLIHPSGVFVQRYNQRPVNDDIVRSVVAFGLMFFITIIFIAAALSSMGLDPITSISGSITAVANVGPGMGSVIGPTGNFSPLPDAAKWILSFGMLMGRLEILTILVLFFPAFWRR; this comes from the coding sequence ATGGTCAATCTGCGTCCGATTATTTTTGTTATAGGGTTAGTGTTATCCAAGCTAGCCCTATTTATGTATATCCCAACACTTGTCGCGTTTTTTACCGGTACGGGTGGCTTTTTAGAGTTTGGTCAATCGGTTCTGATCACCCATTTAATGGCGTTTATCTGTTTAACCATTGGTCGCACCGCACACTTTAAATTAAGTGTTCGAGATATGTTTCTAATCACCTCTTTGGTTTGGACTATCGCCAGTGCCTTTGCTGCTCTGCCCTTCGTGTTCATCAACCACATCAGTTTTACTGACGCTTACTTTGAAACTATGTCAGGCATTACCACCACGGGTTCCACCGTTTTAAGTGGCTTAGACAGTATGGCTCCCAGCATTTTATTGTGGCGCTCAATCCTACAATGGTTGGGAGGTATAGGGTTTATCGTAATGGCGGTTGCCGTTCTGCCAATGCTGAACGTTGGGGGGATGAAGCTATTCCAAACGGAATCATCAGATTGGTCCGATAAAAGTAGCCCTCGCGCGAAAACTGTCGCCAAAAATATAGTTCTGGTCTACCTCGTATTGACAGTGTTGTGCCTACTGGGTTACTTAGCAACAGGCATGAACTTGTTTGATGCGATCAATCACTCTTTTACTACCCTTTCAACCGGTGGTTATTCAACATCTGATGGCTCAATGAATCACTTCTCAAACGGAGCTCATTGGGTTGCGACTCTATTTATGTATCTGGGTGGACTTCCTTTCTTGCTCTTTGTGACTGTGCTCAGCAAAAGAAAGCCACAAGCTCTGTATAAAGATGCACAAGTACGAGGCTTCACTTATCTGTTCTTAGGCTCAAGCTTCATTGTCGCCGCTTGGTTAATCATTCGAGATGGCTATGCGGTTTTAGACGCGCTAAGAGTATCCATGTTTAACATTGTATCGGTCGTGACCACTACAGGTTTTGGTTTAGAGGATTTCACCGCATGGGGCGCTCTGCCTAGCGTGTTATTTGCGTTCTTAATGATGGCAGGGGCTTGTTCAGGTTCGACATCTGGGGGCATTAAAATATTCCGCTTCCAAATTGCGATGACACTCCTGAATAAGCAGATAATGAAACTGATTCACCCATCTGGTGTCTTTGTTCAACGTTATAACCAAAGGCCAGTAAATGACGATATTGTTCGTTCCGTGGTCGCTTTCGGTTTAATGTTCTTCATTACCATTATTTTTATTGCTGCAGCTCTAAGCTCTATGGGGCTCGATCCTATCACCAGTATTTCAGGCTCAATTACTGCGGTCGCGAATGTTGGCCCAGGAATGGGGTCGGTTATTGGTCCAACGGGTAACTTTTCTCCTCTCCCTGATGCTGCAAAGTGGATACTCAGCTTTGGTATGCTGATGGGAAGACTTGAAATACTGACTATTTTAGTACTATTTTTTCCTGCCTTTTGGCGCCGTTAA
- the trkA gene encoding Trk system potassium transporter TrkA, whose amino-acid sequence MKIIILGAGQVGGTLAENLVGENNDITIVDRNGDRLRELQDKYDLRVVNGYASHPTTLREAGAQDADMLVAVTNMDETNMAACQVAFSLFNTPNRIARIRSPEYLAEKEALFKSGAIPVDHLIAPEELVTSYIERLIQYPGALQVVSFAEQKVSLVAVKAYYGGPLVGNALSALRGHMPHIDTRVAAIFRQGRAIRPQGTTVIEADDEVFFVAASNHIRSVMSELQRLEKPYRRIMIVGGGNIGASLAKRLEHSYSVKLIERNHKRAEKLSEELENTIVFCGDAADQELLTEENIDQVDVFIALTNEDETNIMSAMLAKRMGAKKVMVLIQRGAYVDLVQGGVIDVAISPQQATISALLTHVRRADIVNVSSLRRGAAEAIEAIAHGDETTSKVVGRAVGDIKLPPGTTIGAIVRGEEVLIAHDRTMIEQDDHVVMFLVDKKYVADVESLFQPSPFFL is encoded by the coding sequence ATGAAAATCATCATTCTTGGTGCTGGCCAAGTCGGTGGCACACTGGCAGAAAATCTCGTTGGCGAAAACAATGACATCACCATTGTCGACCGCAATGGTGATCGCCTTCGTGAACTGCAAGATAAATATGATTTACGAGTGGTGAATGGTTACGCCAGCCACCCAACAACTTTGCGGGAAGCCGGAGCACAAGATGCTGACATGTTGGTGGCTGTAACCAATATGGATGAAACCAACATGGCTGCGTGTCAGGTTGCCTTCTCTCTGTTTAACACACCGAACCGTATTGCCCGTATTCGCTCTCCGGAATACTTGGCAGAAAAAGAAGCGCTGTTTAAATCAGGCGCAATCCCGGTCGATCACCTTATAGCTCCAGAAGAACTCGTAACCAGTTATATTGAGCGTCTCATCCAATACCCTGGCGCCCTTCAAGTGGTGAGTTTTGCTGAACAGAAAGTCAGCTTGGTTGCGGTAAAAGCTTATTATGGTGGCCCTTTGGTGGGGAACGCTCTGTCTGCTTTACGTGGTCACATGCCTCATATTGATACTCGTGTTGCCGCGATTTTCCGTCAAGGACGTGCGATTCGACCTCAAGGAACCACCGTTATTGAAGCCGATGATGAAGTTTTCTTCGTTGCAGCAAGTAACCATATTCGTTCCGTTATGAGTGAACTTCAACGTTTAGAAAAGCCTTACCGCAGAATCATGATTGTCGGTGGTGGTAATATCGGTGCCAGTCTCGCTAAGCGTCTTGAACACAGCTACAGCGTTAAGTTGATTGAGCGCAACCATAAACGGGCTGAAAAGCTTTCTGAAGAGCTAGAGAATACGATTGTGTTCTGTGGTGATGCGGCAGACCAAGAGTTACTTACGGAAGAAAACATCGACCAAGTTGACGTTTTCATTGCCTTAACCAACGAAGATGAGACCAACATTATGTCTGCCATGCTCGCTAAGCGCATGGGGGCGAAAAAAGTAATGGTGCTGATTCAACGTGGAGCGTACGTAGACTTGGTTCAAGGTGGCGTTATCGATGTTGCGATCTCACCCCAGCAAGCGACGATTTCCGCACTACTTACCCACGTGCGTCGAGCCGATATTGTGAATGTATCATCACTGCGTCGCGGAGCCGCAGAAGCGATTGAAGCGATTGCCCACGGTGATGAAACCACCTCTAAAGTTGTCGGCCGCGCCGTCGGTGATATTAAACTTCCTCCAGGTACAACCATTGGTGCCATTGTTCGTGGCGAAGAAGTGCTCATCGCTCATGACAGAACGATGATCGAACAAGATGATCACGTCGTTATGTTCTTAGTCGATAAAAAGTATGTTGCAGATGTAGAGTCACTGTTCCAGCCGAGTCCGTTCTTCCTTTAG
- a CDS encoding DUF3157 family protein yields MNKWIMLLSIFLSGNVLANQIVTLENGQQIQLNDDFTWEYLSAKSEETTDVVAIPLASKKAGTQFKVGANKHILQLSDSGIDILLQSASYESGTLIIPTSITNQSSQSIVLIDLEVEILDSQGVSLLKTEVAIWKSIKRIADTYLRPQSSESGRNLVFEVPQHTDYQINVNVLNVESR; encoded by the coding sequence ATGAACAAATGGATAATGTTATTAAGCATATTTCTGAGCGGTAATGTGCTAGCCAATCAAATCGTCACACTGGAAAACGGACAACAAATTCAGCTGAATGATGATTTTACTTGGGAGTACTTATCTGCAAAAAGTGAGGAAACCACGGATGTTGTCGCGATCCCACTGGCTTCGAAAAAAGCAGGTACTCAATTCAAGGTTGGAGCAAATAAGCACATTCTTCAACTTTCTGATTCTGGTATAGATATTTTACTTCAGTCTGCCAGTTATGAGTCCGGCACGCTGATTATTCCAACCTCTATCACCAATCAAAGCTCTCAATCGATTGTATTGATTGATCTAGAAGTTGAAATATTAGACTCACAAGGTGTTTCTCTGCTTAAAACGGAAGTGGCTATCTGGAAATCAATCAAGCGTATTGCTGACACTTATCTAAGACCACAATCATCTGAGTCTGGTCGTAATTTAGTATTCGAAGTACCTCAACATACCGACTATCAAATCAATGTTAACGTGCTGAATGTCGAGTCTCGATAA